Below is a window of Ananas comosus cultivar F153 linkage group 9, ASM154086v1, whole genome shotgun sequence DNA.
GTTGCAGCAAACCATACCAGTTTCTCATCGTCCTTCGAGTCAAGTAGAGTCAAGTCAATATGCTGCTTTGGCGAGTTCCCTGGGCCAAGGCATTGATCTTTGCACCATAGCCCTCATTTTCTTGTAATTTAATTATCTCTCACCAGGATGGTTACTTGAAACTGCAAGACAAAGGGGTTTAAATAGTTGTACATAGATACAATGAATAGACAATACTAGAGATTTCGTATACATAGCAGTAcgaaaaaaaacttcatatttttTGATAAACAGTTCAGATTATGCCATTctaacataataaattatattattcctGCATGATATTCAGATCACCAAAGAAGTTCCTGTTTCATCAACTATACTAAGTCTTCTTCATTAAAAAAAACCCCAAGCATAGAGAAATATGGAATAGATCCTGCTTTGTCATTATTGTCATTGTcactctttttcctttctttcctgtGTCAAATACATTTGTTACAACTTCAGTTACCTATGGTGGAATAAGAGAATGCCGCGGTACTTCGGATAATTAATGTATGGGTTTATTGTACTACGGTAGGTTAAATATGCTTAACCCAGTGAACTAATTGCCAATTCACAGAGTTGAATTGACTGGAATAACAATGCCATATTGAACAGACTCTACTCAGTTTGCCCTTTCCCATGCTAATGAAGCCCGCCACATGGATGACAAGAATTAAAAGTTAGGAGATACTTCATATGATTGATTTTTGCAACTACATTTACATAGGATCTCTCTTCAGAaaacatgtatataaaaatatgaatactACCTAAAGTCATATTTATGTCATTTTTGAGCTCTCTTACCTTGACCTCTTGTACGTAAAATCTTGATGATCTAATTTCATCTCTTCCTACCCTTTCACATCCTGTGTCTAAAATTATCACTCCATTTAACAATACAAGATTAGACTGCCCCAAAATACACCTGCTTACCTTGGAGGAGGCACATGTATTAATAAGTCATGCTGAAGTGAATAAACTTGTAGCAACAGTAGGGAGGATGAAAATATAGAGGGGAGAAGGACATGGGCATTTTGgagatttcaaaaaaattagccCTAGTTCGGAAAACACATGGCAAAGCACAAAAACtgcaaaaacaaataataagCAGGTAACATTTTTCCTGCAAAAAGGCCAagattaattttcaaatattaagCTTACTGAATATACCAAAATGATCTTAAATGATTGCCTCAGATGGTGACAAATTCTTCAGCTTCTCAATCAAACAGTTGATGCTGGATGTTAAGAGGCCAACTACCAATTAAATGAGAGTAGGAATGTTGTTCATCCCTACCAATCAAACTAATAAGAACCCTAAGTGGGACCAAAACATTCGTGTTATCATTCTCAATTGTTCTAACAAAGACCTGCCTAGTCCATACTGAACATTTTGGAATAGAAGATtgcaaatatttaataattaactcGTGCACAGCCTGTCCTGATACAAGAACAGATCATGTTTACGTCATAAGTGGCAGATATTCCTTCATGAAGATAACCATGCAAGTTCGGATTGAATGCCAAAACTAGCAACCTACCAATATGCCTAGGAATAGGAAAATAATGTAGTAGCATACATTCATGATTTGGTTAGCGAGGACTTGTCACTGATACAAAAGGACAGAGACAGCAATTTTGATCGtatgttttattttcttaactATCATTGCCCTATCAACACAGGATTGACAGTAACAACATAGCTGGATCTATCATGGGCCAAGGGAATGTGATGAAGGGGCCCGCAAGCCCACGTGCGGATCCGACTCAATTGAACGCCACCTGTCGTTCACCTGTCCTTCGGGAGTCCTTGATGGCACTAAGTGCTGCGGTGGAGATTTGATGGTAGAATACGGGCAAGCCAGAAACAGTCTATCCACTCCTACTAGACGATTTATGGACCAAAGCATTTGCCTTCTCTCGAGAGGatccaaaggaaaaaaagaacccTCCTCAGTAGCAACCTCAGGTTGAGGCCTCCAAACATAAAAGCTTATAATATAGCGAGTAACACTACAAGTACCTCAGAATATACCCTAGAGTGTTGTTAATTAGTCAACTTTACAGCCTTAGATTGTTAATTGTTAGGTTTTTTGAGCTGATGTCCAGTTCATCGGTCATGCGAGAAATTTGAAAAGTTAACCACTAACTAGCTGCCACATGTACAaaactaactaattaattattttctaggtatttttGAGGTACATGTATCATTaatctaatataatatttaGAAGGATATATATGGTCCCAGCTACATGAAAAAAATGGTCCCAGGATCCAACGATATGGAGGAGAGATTTTGGGTTAAACTTAGGGGGCCACCACACATGTGACAGCCCTTATGGGATGGAATTAAAGCAGCATAAGCAACTTGGTTAAGTAGCTGCTTGTCACTTGTCTATCATAACTAAGTTCACCACTCACCAGAGCAATATAAATGCAGATCCCCCTGACTACTAATAGGATTTGGAATGCCAATAATGAAACCTATGAGATTTAAATGATAATTATTGCAACTTGCAATGCTTCCATGACATAATCTACAAAAATAAGAGGAAAACAATCGGTTTCAATCATAGATTGCATTGCAGTTGATTCGTATTTATCATGAAACGGAGTAGTAATCTGCTTATACAAGAGAAGCACCACATATATTTTGAATGAATCATGAGTAGGGCTAATAATGGGCCCAAGCTGGTCCAGAGGCGATGGCCTGAATTGGGCCTATCTAATCCAAGCACAAGCAAAGTCAGCAGGCATAAactcagccttcaatccaccCAGATCACGAGGCActacataatttatttcaacAGATTGTGGAAAAAGTTCATGTGATGCAACATGAGAATTCAagtgttaaaataaaaaatgattctttatatatttaaatggcACATGCTTAGAGCAAGAATTACCTCTGCTCCTAATGCATTATGATTAGTAACTTAAGAGGCACAATTGCAGCATTTGGTCAGCTTCAATTGCaagaaatcaaaacaaatttcaCCCTCTATTTACTTCCTCTTGGCATTGGTGATGTAAACAAAGATAAAGCAGCCTTTGCTGTCAGCTTGCTATCAAGTCAGCAAATTTTCACCCCAAGATTATCCATCTACCTATATAAATCTAGAGTTTAATCAGTATGTATATAACTGTCTATCAAGTTAATCCCAGACAAAGTTAGACTACCATATTGAGAAACTCTTTAAAGGAgaaggaaataaataaataaataaataaataaataaatatttgcaTCAATCGTAGATGAAAAAGTGTGAAGCAAGAGCATAGGAAAAGAAAGATCCTATCAATGATTTAAAATGGAGTTCATTAAAAGCAGAAAACTAAAGGAAGAAGTTACTCGGAATGGAAAACACCACAACTCCTCCAGAGAAAAAGTCGCATGTGTAAAGTACAAACATGTACATCAACATGAATTCATCTGCGCAGAAACATATAATAAAGGTCAATGCTCTCTAATAACCAAAATAAAAGGCATTGACGCAAAAACATCTTGTTTGGCacatctctctttttatttactTGAGGACCATGCAATCATTAGCAGGTGAGAACAACACTAAACCTCTCGATCAAAGCAGAAGGCAGTGCATCTTTTCCTCCTTTCAATCTCTCTCTTCGACTTCATTCCTTCACTCCTTTTAACTTGTCCAAACATGATCCCATGCTACTAATTCAAAATATAGCgactaaattttctttttattacaaTCTGCTACTTATGTAATTCGGCATCAAAAGATCATGTGGCAACTCAATTCACTGAAGCAGAACAGAGACAAATCAAGAATGGCTAATATATTGTCAGATTAAACTAGTAAGAGCGACCTAAACTAAAACCTGTctcaaaatattcatttttaatcttcaaaacTAACAAAAATACTGCTATAACTTATACCAGCCTATTGGTGTACATACAACAAAATCTAAACATTAGGGATTTGTTCATTTAATGATTgcataaaatagtaataaaattgACTTTGAACAAACGTCCACTTCTGATCCCCACCACTCACAGGAAAGTTACACTTCAATATCCCGAAGGCCATGAGGTTTTAGTAAGCTCATtccaaatatattttgaaatagtagTACAGTTTCCCCCATCATGCATATGGCAGAAACTTGTAAAATGATGCTAAGTAAGCAATGAATAATTAAGGAAACATCTATATAAAATTCTCTTACCAACAATGCAAACCTCTTTGAGATAATGTCATTAAAAGATCTGTAATAAGATTGAGAGATTCCTCCTGAAATGCATCAGCACTCCCAGCAGAAAACAGAATCATGAAATGAACGATAAGCAGAAAACAACTAAAGCAGAGGGCCTAATATCAAACAAGTAGCTGGCATCTACAAACAGCAACTAAAACTTTAGCATAACTAACTTGCTTCCTAACTAATGAAGTCAAATACTGCATGGGTCAAGTACCTGAAATGTTGGTGATTTCCCCATTACAAACAGGAATCTTTCTTTGAACTTGTGTCTTTCATGCTTATTCTGCCTTTTGCCAACAACTCACTATCTCGCAGAAgcagaaaataaaaggaaaggCTTGTGAGCTTCTGCAAAGGTGTTGTTCCAATAGAGCTGGTCAAAGAGGCACTAATAGTTTTTTTCATTGAGTCTCAGATCAGCCCCAGGTTGTCAGCATTGTCCATACTGATGAGTTGGGAAAGACCCATAATGCAGGTACCACTGGTTGACCTTACAGTTCGGAAACTCACTGATGCTATAATATACCAATATTTAGAGGCTTATATCATCATAGAAGAACAAATAATCTGCCAAGTTGTCATACCTAAAAAAAATGAGATCATGAACACTCAGAGAAGCATTTATGAATAAGGGCCCAGTTGTCCAGGCTGTGCAGTCTACTTGATTAAGTGTTGTGGGGTGTAATACTATTTGATAAGGTTCTGCAAAGAAAGCTATTAGTAGTTTGCCTGATCCTATCAAAAGTGTTGTAGGATGCAGAAAGGTGTCTGATGGATTCTGTTGTTCCAACTCAACAAGAGACTTACACCCAATTTTGCATGCTTTGATAGCTCTGTATCACCTAAGCATCAAAAAGAGCTCGACATACACTTGGACCGGGTAATACTGTCATCAATTCTATAAAATCCTGTGCACGATTCAATTAACCTGCTCGACCAAGAAAATTGACAACACATGAATATATTTCAACCAAGGATTAAAATACCTATCAGCACGGACCATATCCATCGTACTGTATCGTACAAATAAAATATCGGCACGATGCAACccctgtgccgatggcacagctcaaaaccctctattctttaaNaaattagtaagtaattttgtcaataaagttcaaaaaaattgataaaaatatataataagtaattggcatattttgttgctaaagaaaataaatatttcatgccattacgtgtcgacacacatatattttttgtgacagGCATTGGCACAGCGCGGCATGCACCATACGgtaccgtgccagcaagtttccggcacgaccccgtgcgacggcacttaaattcttgatttCAACAGTCAGAAAAATCTCATCATCATTCACCAATACTAAACCAGCTAGACAACAAGCCAAAAGGAAAGCCAGACCAATTAAATCAGCTGGTTTGATTCCAAGACTGCACATTTTATTagatagggaaaacttcaaaaacccccttgtggtttcgtagtttctcactttgtccccctgtggtttaaagtgtatcaatttgcccccctgtggtttcgtttttatcttttcggtagctttttcgttaatattttattaaattatatacaaaaaaacttcagatacccatctagatttatcaaatattcactttagtaccatttaattttaaccttatcactgatttaagaaaaaaaaataataaaattgataagaaaaagagaaaaaagaaaccataggggggcaaattgatacattttaaaccacaggggggcaaagtgagaaactacgaaaccacaggggggttttttgaagttttccctattagATATATCAACAGCTTCCTCTTGTTGCCATGGACTCCATCACTTGAAATGATCAGGCCCTTGCTATGACAGTATCTTGTACTCATCCTGTTTATCCAATAGCGGTTAGGAAATTTTCTCAACCCTCTTGGTAAGTTTGAGTAACAATCACAACTTGAGCTTCACCCTTTCCCTAAATGTGAGACAAAACCACCAATATGTCAAAACCAAGCATCAAAAACATCATCTCAGTTAACAAAGAGTTAAGAGCACAATTACCTGAACTTTGGTACCAACGTGAGGCTGTCAAATACTAAAGGACAATATTGGGACAACGAAACTTCACAGAATCAGCATTCTGAAAAATTCACATTTAGCCAACTGCAACCAGCCATTTTTTTCAACCTACTTTGTTTCATCTTTGTCCTCACTTGTTCCACAATATCCCACCTTCCAGAAAATGCATGTAGATTCGAAAGTGAGACAAAGTTTGACGGGTTCTTCTGTTCTAACTGAAGAAGAGATTCATAAGCCAAAATTTGCATTTCCTGATTGTTGTGAATCACCGAAGCATCGAAAAGGGCTCCCCAAACACTTGGACCGGGTACTACCTTCATTGATTTTATAAAATCCAGAGCACGATTCAGCTGTCCAGCTCGGCCCAGCAAATCGACCATGCAGGAACACATTTCGACAGTGGGAATAATCTCATGATCTTTCACCAATGAATTATAAATCTCGAGAGCATTTTCCACTAAACCAGCTCGACAACAAGCCGAAAGGACAACCAGGCCAATTATGCTATCTGGTTTGATTCCCAAACTACACATTTCATTAAATAACCCGACAGCTTCCTCTCCTTTACCATGAATTCCATAACTTGAAATTATCGAGCTCCACGAGATGGTGTCCTTATGCCAAGAACCATCATCAAAAATACGCGTTGCATAATACAAGCTTCCGCATTTGGAGTATGTGTCAATCAAAGCATTGTTCAGTGAAACCTCTCTACTCAACCACATTCGAAAGGAGTATCCATGGATCTGCTTCGCCTCTAGCAAGCTCACGAGAGACCCAACCGCCGGGAGGACGCTGACCAACGTGGCCCTATTAGGAAAAATCCCACCTTTGCACTGCATTTCGCGGAAAAGCCGCATCGCTTCCGCAAACTCCCTGATCTCTACATACGCGCCGATCATTGCAGTCCAATTCACCACATTCTTCACCCGCATTTTGTCGAACACCCGCCTTCCCAGATCCACACGCCGGACTCTGCAGTACATATCGATCAAACAACTACCCACATGGAAATCTGAACCCAGACCCAAATCATTCCTCACTACGAACCCATGAATCTCCCTCCCCCGAAGCAGACCCGCAGGGCCCCCGCCGCACAACGGCAAAACCACGGAGACCGTGAACCCGTCCGGCCTCAGCCCATCAATTTGCATCAAATATAGGAGATCGAAGACCTCTTTGTGGCTCGAAGGAGGGCCCGATCGGGAGAGCTCGGACATGAGGGTATTCCAAGAGGCGGGGGTTCGAaggggcatttcgtcgaacaatTGGCGAGCGTGGGGGCTGAGGAGGCCGCAGCGGGAGTAGGCGAGCACAAGGGCGTTGGCGAGGACGGGATCAGCGGGGAGGGCACCGAGGCGAAGGGCGAAGGCGTGGAGCGCCGCAGCGTCGGCggctccggcgccggcgccggcgccggagcaAGCGCGCGCGGCGGCCGCTCGGGCGAGCGCGGCGAGGGCGAAGGGGTCGCGCGGGAGCAT
It encodes the following:
- the LOC109714925 gene encoding pentatricopeptide repeat-containing protein At3g46790, chloroplastic-like, with amino-acid sequence MLPRDPFALAALARAAAARACSGAGAGAGAADAAALHAFALRLGALPADPVLANALVLAYSRCGLLSPHARQLFDEMPLRTPASWNTLMSELSRSGPPSSHKEVFDLLYLMQIDGLRPDGFTVSVVLPLCGGGPAGLLRGREIHGFVVRNDLGLGSDFHVGSCLIDMYCRVRRVDLGRRVFDKMRVKNVVNWTAMIGAYVEIREFAEAMRLFREMQCKGGIFPNRATLVSVLPAVGSLVSLLEAKQIHGYSFRMWLSREVSLNNALIDTYSKCGSLYYATRIFDDGSWHKDTISWSSIISSYGIHGKGEEAVGLFNEMCSLGIKPDSIIGLVVLSACCRAGLVENALEIYNSLVKDHEIIPTVEMCSCMVDLLGRAGQLNRALDFIKSMKVVPGPSVWGALFDASVIHNNQEMQILAYESLLQLEQKNPSNFVSLSNLHAFSGRWDIVEQVRTKMKQSRLKKMAGCSWLNVNFSEC